The Polyangium mundeleinium genome contains the following window.
GCAGGCGGTGCGGGATGCGCTCGCGGAAGAGCCTTATCGATGCGTCATTGCCATGGGCGGTGACGGTACGTTCCGCGAGGTCGCCGAAGGGCTGCTCGAAAGCCCGCGCCGGGATTCGGTTGCGCTCGGAATGCTGCCCGCGGGCACCGCAAACAACCATGGTCGGAGCTTCGGTCTGCGCGCCGGGGAGCGCGCGCTCGAGCGGAACGTGCGCGTCCTCGGGGCTGGGCGGGAGACGCGGCTCGACGCGGGGAAGCTCCATGCGATGGACGGCGCCGGCAGGACGGTCGCGCGCGCGACGTTTTTTGATTCGGTGGGCTTTGGCATCGGCGCCGCGGTGATTGCGGCGCGCAACGTGGACCGGGATCGGGTGCAGCGGCGTGGGAAGGCGTTCGCGCTGTATCGCGACGAGCTCGTGTACGCCGGTGCCCTGATTCGCACGCTCGTCGCATCGCAGAGCCCGGACGTCGATTTCGTGGCCGAGGTCGTCGCCGACGGCGCCCGCTCGGAGGCGCGGCTCACGGAACTCTTGATTCGAGGGACACGCGTCTACGCAGGGGGATGGGTGGTCGATCCGACGTCACGCCACGATGACGGCCTGTTCGAGGTGTTCCCATTTCCCACGCGACGTGATTGGCTCCGGCGCGCCACGGTGGGCCTCTCCGTCGGACCGCTCGCGCGCGCCAGGCTCATCGCGCCTACCGCGCCTCCCGGTACGCGCAGGGCTTCTCGGATCGACGTCCACTTCCGCGTCTTCGAAGGCGGCGCGCCTCCGCCTTGCCAGCTCGATGGCGAGGAGTTCCCGCGCGTTGAGCGCGCTTCGATCGAGGTCATCGCCCGCGCCTTGCGGCTGATCGTTCCGGACAAATGAGCGATCAATCCGTTTGAGGACAAAATATTTGACGCCGCTGCCCGATCAGGGAACGATGTCGTCATGTCCATGGGAGGAGGCGAGCAGACCCGACGTTCGTTCCTCGCGGCCGCGGCCGTTCTCCCGCTCTCTGCGCTGATCCCCGGCTGTCGTCGCGCGCCGTCCGCGGAGGACATGGCCGAAGACCTCCCCGAGGTGCGCACGCCTCCGCCGCGCGTGCCCAGGGCTGAGCGGCATGCGGGTGCGCGGCTCGTGTTTTACGCGGAGTCGGTCGGTATCGGCGCCGCCATCGACCGCGCGCTCGCGCGGCGGTTTGCGCTGGACACGGGCGCCATCGTGGACGTCGTCCTGCGCCCGCGTGACGCGACTGAGACATATGCGAGTTACCAGCGCCTCTTTCAGGCGCGCTCCGCCGACGTGGACGTCCTTTCGCTCGACATCGTGTGGCCCGGCATTTTCGCCCCGCATTTGCTCGATCTCGGCGCGGCGCTCGGGGACCTCGCTGCGACACACCTCGAAGCCGCGATCAAGAACGACACCGTGCAAGGACGGCTCGTGGCCATGCCCTATTTTACCGATTTTGGCATGCTTTATTACCGGAGTGATCTGCTCCAGAAGTACGGATACAGCGCACCCCCAACGACGTGGGACGAGCTCGAAGAGATGGCGCGGATGATTCAGGGAGGAGAGCGCGCGCGGAGCCGCTCGTTTGCCGGGTTCGTCTGGCAGGGCAAGGCGTACGAGGGGCTCACGTGCAATGCGCTCGAATGGATTCATTCGTACGGCGGGGGCGCGATCCTGGAGGGCCGTGAGCCTACGGTGGAGAATCCCCGGGCCGCGCAGGCGCTCGCGCGCTTTCACAGATTCGTCGGGACGATCTCGCCGATCGGCGTGACGGGATACGAGGAGGAGGACGCGCGCAACGTGTTTCAGGGCGGAAACGCGGCCTTCATGCGCAACTGGCCGTATGCGTACGCGGCCGGCAACACGAAGGGGTCGCGCATCGAGGGGCGCTTCGACGTCGCGCCGCTCCCGCACGAGCCCGGGTACGAGAGCAGCGCAACCCTGGGCGGGTGGACCCTCGGCGTTTCGAGATATTCGCGGTTTCCCGACGCGGCTGTGGCGTTCGTCGGGTATCTCTGCTCGCCCGAGGTGCAGCGCTTCCGGGCGCTCGTCGGCGGATACATCCCCACGATTCCCGCCGTGCAGAGCGATCCGGACGTCGCGCGGGTGTTGCCTTTCCTCGAGCGGGTGCGGGGAGCGACGCTGGTCGCGAGGCCGTCGAACCAGGCGGGCGCGAGGTACAACGAGGTCTCGATCGCATTTTACCAGGGCGTGAGCAAGGCGCTTTACGGGACAGACCCCAAGAAGGCGCTGGAGCAGATCGCTCGGCGTATCCGGCGCTCGTTGTGGTGAGGGGACACGGGATGAGCACGACGACGGGCGAGGCGGAGAAGCAAGCGGAGGTCGCAGGGATCCGCGCGAAGAGGCGCGCCAGGGTCGCGTGGGCGTTCCTCACACCGGCGCTGATCGTGACGGCGTTCGTGGCGCTTTATCCGCTCTGCGACACCCTGTATTTGAGCCTCACGAATACCCGGCTCGGCAGCGAGGAGCCCGCGCGCTTTGTGGGGTTGTCGAATTACGTGGAGCTTGCCCACGACGGGTTTTTCCTCGACGCGTTGCTTCTCACCGTCTTCTTCGCCGTGATCACCGTCGTGCTCGAGCTCGCCCTCGGTCTCGGCATTGCACTGCTCCTCGATGCACGTTTCAAGGGGCGCTCCGCCGTGCGCGCCGCCATGCTCGTCCCCTGGGCCATCCCCACGGCCGTGTCCACGCAGATGTGGAAATGGATGTACAATGACGTGTATGGCGTCTTCAACGATGTCCTCGTGAATCGACTGGGCCTGCTTTCCGAGCCAATCGCATTCACTGCGGACCCGAGGACCTCGCTCCCCGCGGCCGTCCTCGTCGACGTCTGGAAGACGACGCCCTTCGTCGCGTTGCTCCTGCTCGCCGGCCTGCAGCTTATCCCGCGCGAGCTTTATGAGGCCGCGCGCGTGGACGGCGCGACGCGCCTGCAAGCGTTCACGCGGATCACCCTGCCGCTCCTTCGGCCGGCCCTCCTCGTCGCGCTCGTGTTCCGGACGCTCGACGCATTGCGTGTCTTCGACGTCTTTTACGTGATGTTCGGGAGCCGGCCCGACATGCAGACCCTGGCCACGTATGCCCACGAGATCCTCGTCAGCATCTCCGACGTGGGATACGGATCGGCCGTTTCCACCGCGATTTTCCTGGTCATCGCCGTCTTCATCATGATCTACGTTGCGCTTTTCCAGCGGAGGGAGACATGAAGGTCCGGGGCGTGGCGCGGCGAGCGGCCTTCGGGATGGCCGTGGTTCTCCTCGTCGTGTATCTCGTTTTTCCATTCGGCTGGGCGCTCGTGTCCTCGTTCAAGACGAACGCCGAGCTCTTCTCGACGCCCACGCGATTCTGGCCCGAGCACCCGACGCTCGAACATTATCGTCAGGTCCTCGCGAACGACGACTTCCTCCGCGCTGCGCTGAACAGCGTCCTCGTGGCGAGTTCGGTGACGCTCGTCTCCCTCGCCATCGGCGCGCTCGCGGCGTTCGCGCTCGGCCGGTACCGCTTTCGCGGCCGGAGCATCGTGCTCTATGTGATCCTCTCGATGACCCTGTTTCCTCAGATTGCCGTCCTGGGCGCGCTTTTCCAGCTCGTCAATGCGCTCGGCCTCTACAACCGGCTGCCAGCCCTGACGCTGACGTATCTCGTCTTCACGTTGCCCTTCACCATATGGGTGCTCACCGGGTTTCTCGAAGCCGTGCCCGTCGAGATCGAAGAGGCGGCCTACATGGATGGCGCTTCCCCGTTGCAGCTCTTTGCGAAAATCATGCTGCCACTCGCGGCCCCCGGGATGGTCACGACGGGATTGCTCTCCTTCATCGCCGCATGGAACGAGCTCCTGTTCGCGCTCTCGTTCATGCAGACCCCGGACAAACGGACCGTGACCCATGCGATTCTCTCGTTCTCTGCGACGACGAGCTCGGCCTTCGAGGTGCCCTGGGGGCAGATGATGGCCGCTTCCGTGCTGGTGACGACGCCGCTCGTGCTGCTCGCGCTCGTCTTCCAGAGGCGGATCATCGCAGGGCTCACGGCGGGGGCCGTGAAGGGGTGAGCGGGCTCATTCGCTCTGCGCGAAGACTTCTCGTTCGGACCGTGGCTTCTCGTTGCCGAACCACCGGTCCTTCAATCGCAGGAACCGGAGCTCGAAGACGTGATAGGACACACTCGCGCTCGCCAGGGTACACACGAGCTGCACGGCCATCCGTACGAGGACGGACGAAGCCGGGAGGACGCGCTCGACCATGGCCTGCACGGGAAAATGCAGGACGTAGACGCCATAGGAGATACGGCCCAGGTAGGCGAGGGCGGGGTGCTCGAAGAATCGGGGTAGAAAAACGCCGCGCACCAGGCATTCGATGAGGAGCACGCTCGACACGTTGATGAGCGAGTAGCCCCAGATGTAGGCATACCCGTGTTTCAGGCCTATCGGGTATCCAATCGAGGAGCGCAGCCCTGCCGGACCGTAAACGACGAGGATCAAAAGGCCGAGGGCCAGCGTGAGCCCGAGACCCACGAGCAGCGCCCTCCGGCCGGTTCCGAAGGGAAAGAGCGACGCGAGCGCGCCGAGCGCGAAGGCGTCGACGTGCGAAGGGGTGCAGACGTAGAGCGCGATCTCGGTGTCCGAGAGAATGGACGTGCCCGACAGACGGAGGCCCTGAAAAAGAAGCGCGCGAATGAGAGGACCCGCGAGGACGAGGCCCCAGAGGACCCGGCGCAGTTTGTTCGGCTCGAGGAAATACAGAAACAGCGGCCAGACGAGATAAAACTGCTCTTCCACCGAGAGGGACCACAGGTGGGTCAAGAGCTTTGAATGCACGAACCCGGAGCCCGCATGATAAAAATTGTACGTGTAGGTCACCGCGAACGGCAGGCCGGATCGGAGATCGGGAGGAGCGACGCCGAACGCGGCCGCGAGCCCGAGCGCGAGCAGATAGGCGTAGTAGAGGGGGAAAATCCGGAGCGCCCGGCGTCCATAAAAGTTGCGGAGGTACTGCGAGAGCGGAGCCGATCGCGTGCGGTGGAGGATCTTCGTGATGAGATACCCGGAGAGCACGAAGAAGATCTGAACGCCTGCCCATCCAAAGCCCACGAGCTGCTGGTGATAAAGCAGGACCAGGACGACGGCAACGGCACGAAGCCCGTCGAGCCCGGGCAACGCCGAGCCATCGGAGCCGGGACGGTTTTTATCCAGATGCACGGCCAACGTCCGCACGGTATCCGGCATCGCGCGAGGGTGTCAACCGTCGGCTGCGTTCCTTGCTCGGGTCCGACGCGCTTGATACGCTGAATGCCATGGAATCCACGCAATCTCCTGTTGGAATCATCATGGATCTCAGTTGGGGATGCTTTTATGCCGGCGCCCTCAACGCCGTCATGCAGCTCGGAATCGCTGACCGGCTCGTGTCGGGACCGAAGACGGCGGAGGAGCTCGCGGTCGAGGCGAACGCCCATTCCTTGTCGCTTTACCGCGTCCTCCGCGTGCTCGCGTCGAAGGGCGTCTTCGCCGAGGACGATGACGGGCGATTCCACCTCACGCCGGCCGCCGATCTCCTTCGCACGGGCGTGCCTTTCTCCCTGCAAGGCACAGTGCAGCTCGGCACGCTCCCACCCACGATGGAGGCCGCGCTCCATATCCCTCATACCGTGAAGACCGGCGAGTGCGCGTTCGACGCTCGCCACGGCGTGGGGTTTTTCGAGTACATGAGCAAGCATCCGTTGATCGGCGAGGTCTTCGACAAGGCGATGGCCGGCGTCTCGGACGCGGACAACCGGGCGATCGCCGAGGCCTACGATTTCGGTGCTGCTTCGCGCGTCGTGGACGTGGGCGGGGGCCTCGGCGGGTTGCTCGTCGAGGTGCTGCGAAAATATCCCTCGGTGCGCGGCGTGCTTTACGATCGACCCGAGGTCGTCGGGCAGCCGGGGCGTATCGCGGCGGCAGGGCTCGACAAGCGCGTCGATCGCATGGCTGGCGATTTCTTCACCTCCGTGCCGGACGGCGCGGACGTCTACGTGCTGAAGCGGATCATGCACGATTGGGCAGATGATACGTGCGTGAACATCCTGATGCATTGCCGACGCGCAATGGCCGCCGGAGGGCGCGTGCTCGTCGTCGATGCGCTCGTGCCTCCAGGAAACACGGATCACCCGAGCAAAGCGCTCGATCTCTGCATGCTGACCGTCGTGCCCGGCCGCGAGCGCACCGAGGCCGAATTCGCAGCGCTTTTTCTGGCCGCCGGGCTGAAGATCGCCCGCGTGATCCCGACCGCGAACTCCATCGCCATCGTGGAGGGCGTCGCGGCCTGACGTCGTACGCGCGCTTGTGTGTCGACGCACGGGCCATGGGACCTTGGTCTCATGGCCGGCCTGTATGGGGCGGGCTACAACGGGCGTCACGGGGCCCGAGCGCCCCGGATCCCATGAATGATACCAAACGCGTTTCACGTAGCTTCACCCCGAGCGGTTTTGCGAGCGTCCTCCCGTCGTACAGCCGGTCCGAGGAGGAGGGCGCCCCGCGCTCGGGAAGGGGCAGCAGCGGCCTCATGAGGCGTACGCGTGTCCTCGTCATCGACGACGACACGAGGTTCGGCGAGAGCGCCGTGCAGAGGCTCGCGGAGATGGGCTTCGAGGCTCGATTTCACAACGGGCCCGTGGGCGTCCTTCAGGCCATACGCGACATGCGCTGCGACCTCGTGCTGCTCGACGTGAACATGCCGAAGCTCGACGGTTCGATCGTGATCCGCATGATCCGCGATTCGATTGGGCTCGGCGAGGTCCGCGTCCTGTTTTGCAGCAACATGGAGGCGAACGTGCTCGCTCGGATGGCGCGATCGCTGGGTGCCCATGGGTCGGTGCCGAAAGACGTCACCGACGAGGGCTTCGTCGTCGAGCTACGCGCGGCGCTCCAGAGGCGCTCCTTCGTGTAGGTGTCGTGATCAGGTCGCGCCGCGCTTCGAGCGCGTGGAGGCGCGCCGGAGCACCATCACCACCGCAGTCGCCACGGCTCCGAAGCTCGTTTCGAGGCCATCCCGCGAGCTCGCCGTCGTGCAACTCGCACAGCCGCCCTTGTGCACCCCGCCGCCCGCGACCTTCGCGTCTCCGTCGCCGACCGACACGAATGCAGCCGGGCCGCCGCCCGCGCCGCCGCAGGGCGGATGCGCGGGGGGTCGCGTGGGCGAAGCAGGCGACGAGCCGGGGCCCATCGGCGCTGGGGTTGTGGTGGCGATGGGGTTCCTCGCGCTGCGGCTCGTCCGGCGGCGAACGGGGCGTTGAACGTTACCCGCGCAGGCGCTCGCCGAAGAAGGCGAGCACGCGGTCGAGCGCCTGCCGCGTGGGGTGACCGGCTTCGTCGACGAGGTCGTTCGTCACGACCGAATGGGCGAGCCGCTGGATGCCCCAAGTGTTGCCCGGGCCCGAGTCGATTTCAATGGATTCGAGCGCGGGGCCGAGCTCCTTGCGCAGGGACACGAAGCGCT
Protein-coding sequences here:
- a CDS encoding diacylglycerol/lipid kinase family protein, whose amino-acid sequence is MMAPTHLLVANPMAQSGRNATRIDVALGLLRAAGLPARLLPTEPGGRTVQAVRDALAEEPYRCVIAMGGDGTFREVAEGLLESPRRDSVALGMLPAGTANNHGRSFGLRAGERALERNVRVLGAGRETRLDAGKLHAMDGAGRTVARATFFDSVGFGIGAAVIAARNVDRDRVQRRGKAFALYRDELVYAGALIRTLVASQSPDVDFVAEVVADGARSEARLTELLIRGTRVYAGGWVVDPTSRHDDGLFEVFPFPTRRDWLRRATVGLSVGPLARARLIAPTAPPGTRRASRIDVHFRVFEGGAPPPCQLDGEEFPRVERASIEVIARALRLIVPDK
- a CDS encoding ABC transporter substrate-binding protein → MSMGGGEQTRRSFLAAAAVLPLSALIPGCRRAPSAEDMAEDLPEVRTPPPRVPRAERHAGARLVFYAESVGIGAAIDRALARRFALDTGAIVDVVLRPRDATETYASYQRLFQARSADVDVLSLDIVWPGIFAPHLLDLGAALGDLAATHLEAAIKNDTVQGRLVAMPYFTDFGMLYYRSDLLQKYGYSAPPTTWDELEEMARMIQGGERARSRSFAGFVWQGKAYEGLTCNALEWIHSYGGGAILEGREPTVENPRAAQALARFHRFVGTISPIGVTGYEEEDARNVFQGGNAAFMRNWPYAYAAGNTKGSRIEGRFDVAPLPHEPGYESSATLGGWTLGVSRYSRFPDAAVAFVGYLCSPEVQRFRALVGGYIPTIPAVQSDPDVARVLPFLERVRGATLVARPSNQAGARYNEVSIAFYQGVSKALYGTDPKKALEQIARRIRRSLW
- a CDS encoding carbohydrate ABC transporter permease produces the protein MSTTTGEAEKQAEVAGIRAKRRARVAWAFLTPALIVTAFVALYPLCDTLYLSLTNTRLGSEEPARFVGLSNYVELAHDGFFLDALLLTVFFAVITVVLELALGLGIALLLDARFKGRSAVRAAMLVPWAIPTAVSTQMWKWMYNDVYGVFNDVLVNRLGLLSEPIAFTADPRTSLPAAVLVDVWKTTPFVALLLLAGLQLIPRELYEAARVDGATRLQAFTRITLPLLRPALLVALVFRTLDALRVFDVFYVMFGSRPDMQTLATYAHEILVSISDVGYGSAVSTAIFLVIAVFIMIYVALFQRRET
- a CDS encoding carbohydrate ABC transporter permease, yielding MKVRGVARRAAFGMAVVLLVVYLVFPFGWALVSSFKTNAELFSTPTRFWPEHPTLEHYRQVLANDDFLRAALNSVLVASSVTLVSLAIGALAAFALGRYRFRGRSIVLYVILSMTLFPQIAVLGALFQLVNALGLYNRLPALTLTYLVFTLPFTIWVLTGFLEAVPVEIEEAAYMDGASPLQLFAKIMLPLAAPGMVTTGLLSFIAAWNELLFALSFMQTPDKRTVTHAILSFSATTSSAFEVPWGQMMAASVLVTTPLVLLALVFQRRIIAGLTAGAVKG
- a CDS encoding acyltransferase family protein, which codes for MPDTVRTLAVHLDKNRPGSDGSALPGLDGLRAVAVVLVLLYHQQLVGFGWAGVQIFFVLSGYLITKILHRTRSAPLSQYLRNFYGRRALRIFPLYYAYLLALGLAAAFGVAPPDLRSGLPFAVTYTYNFYHAGSGFVHSKLLTHLWSLSVEEQFYLVWPLFLYFLEPNKLRRVLWGLVLAGPLIRALLFQGLRLSGTSILSDTEIALYVCTPSHVDAFALGALASLFPFGTGRRALLVGLGLTLALGLLILVVYGPAGLRSSIGYPIGLKHGYAYIWGYSLINVSSVLLIECLVRGVFLPRFFEHPALAYLGRISYGVYVLHFPVQAMVERVLPASSVLVRMAVQLVCTLASASVSYHVFELRFLRLKDRWFGNEKPRSEREVFAQSE
- a CDS encoding methyltransferase — its product is MDLSWGCFYAGALNAVMQLGIADRLVSGPKTAEELAVEANAHSLSLYRVLRVLASKGVFAEDDDGRFHLTPAADLLRTGVPFSLQGTVQLGTLPPTMEAALHIPHTVKTGECAFDARHGVGFFEYMSKHPLIGEVFDKAMAGVSDADNRAIAEAYDFGAASRVVDVGGGLGGLLVEVLRKYPSVRGVLYDRPEVVGQPGRIAAAGLDKRVDRMAGDFFTSVPDGADVYVLKRIMHDWADDTCVNILMHCRRAMAAGGRVLVVDALVPPGNTDHPSKALDLCMLTVVPGRERTEAEFAALFLAAGLKIARVIPTANSIAIVEGVAA
- a CDS encoding response regulator; translated protein: MRRTRVLVIDDDTRFGESAVQRLAEMGFEARFHNGPVGVLQAIRDMRCDLVLLDVNMPKLDGSIVIRMIRDSIGLGEVRVLFCSNMEANVLARMARSLGAHGSVPKDVTDEGFVVELRAALQRRSFV